The Lactuca sativa cultivar Salinas chromosome 2, Lsat_Salinas_v11, whole genome shotgun sequence genome includes a window with the following:
- the LOC111888865 gene encoding uncharacterized protein LOC111888865 has translation MYLKKAFWNEAPKSETQSGDKLSETTSPVTDLVSSLDDQRLYREVTLALRTGLRDARSDFSFLRLHGLRNILKFLRSVAASDSTINLFCHTQTIPDLQVVPVLFQYSLQECEDQIVSNLDHIFSVEPLKIKSPSTDAEVSLALRVLEGCCLLHKESTVLAHQFKAIQVLMNILATRGVLEQGACLDALISIMLDSSVNQMDFEECNGIEEVALIIGDKQIDENLRLKCGEFLLLLIGHVNGREGAPMAGIHDDVRRLLGEKSASLIWAASQFGSTLDPDQRLTALHIQARRVLESLDLY, from the exons ATGTACCTGAAGAAGGCGTTTTGGAACGAGGCACCGAAATCGGAAACCCAGAGTGGTGATAAACTGTCGGAAACGACGTCGCCGGTGACTGATCTTGTGAGCTCACTCGACGATCAGAGACTCTACAGAGAGGTAACTCTCGCACTACGAACCGGACTCCGTGACGCACGCTCCGATTTCTCGTTCCTTCGACTACATGGCCTTCGCAACATCCTCAAATTCCTTCGATCTGTTGCGGCCTCTGATTCCACCATCAATCTTTTCTGCCACACCCAAACGATTCCCGATCTCCAAG TGGTCCCAGTTCTGTTTCAATACTCATTACAAGAATGTGAGGATCAGATAGTGAGCAATTTGGATCACATCTTCAGTGTTGAACCCTTGAAGATAAAAAGTCCTTCAACTGATGCTGAAGTTTCACTAGCACTAAGAGTCTTGGAAGGATGTTGTCTGCTCCACAAAGAGAGCACTGTTTTAGCCCATCAGTTCAAGGCAATTCAG GTGTTGATGAACATATTAGCAACAAGGGGAGTACTTGAGCAAGGTGCATGCTTAGATGCTCTTATCTCAATAATGCTGGACTCATCCGTAAATCAAATG GATTTTGAGGAATGCAATGGCATTGAGGAAGTTGCGTTGATTATAGGAGACAAGCAAATAGATGAGAATTTGAG GCTGAAATGTGGGGAGTTCCTATTGTTGCTGATTGGGCATGTAAATGGGAGGGAAGGAGCACCAATGGCAGGGATACATGATGATGTAAGGCGTCTGTTGGGAGAGAAATCTGCATCATTGATTTGGGCTGCAAGCCAGTTTGGATCCACACTTGATCCAGACCAAAGACTCACAGCTCTTCACATCCAAGCTCGCAGGGTGCTTGAGTCCTTAGATCTATATTGA